A genomic region of Phenylobacterium parvum contains the following coding sequences:
- a CDS encoding class I SAM-dependent methyltransferase, whose product MTASRRQALGLAAAALVLASAPGALAADAALAKAVASESRPAADRARDGARHPVDSLTFWGLKPGQTVIEVSPGGGYWTEILAPYAAATKGRYIAGVADLANPKISDGARKGRADFEARFADAARYGKVEYVGFGATSGPLGAPGSADLVLTARNIHNWMWTPGMLPKVMKDFNAVLKPGGILAVEEHRADPKPMAADGRDGYVSEAAVISAAEAAGFRLAARSEINANPKDTKDHPFGVWTLPPVRRSAAPGAQPAPDFDRARYDAIGESDRMTLRFVKVR is encoded by the coding sequence ATGACCGCCTCCCGACGCCAGGCCCTCGGCCTGGCCGCCGCCGCCCTCGTCCTCGCCTCAGCGCCTGGCGCCCTCGCCGCCGACGCCGCCCTTGCGAAGGCCGTGGCCTCAGAGTCCCGCCCCGCCGCCGACCGGGCCCGGGACGGCGCCCGCCATCCCGTTGACTCCCTGACCTTCTGGGGCCTGAAGCCCGGCCAGACGGTGATCGAGGTCTCGCCTGGCGGCGGCTACTGGACCGAGATCCTGGCCCCCTATGCGGCCGCCACCAAGGGCCGCTACATCGCCGGCGTGGCCGACCTGGCCAATCCCAAGATCTCGGACGGCGCGCGCAAGGGCCGGGCCGACTTCGAGGCCCGCTTCGCTGATGCGGCGCGCTATGGAAAGGTTGAGTATGTCGGCTTCGGTGCGACCTCAGGCCCGCTGGGCGCCCCCGGGTCGGCCGACCTAGTCCTGACCGCCCGCAACATCCACAACTGGATGTGGACCCCGGGCATGCTCCCCAAGGTCATGAAGGATTTCAACGCCGTGCTGAAGCCCGGCGGGATCCTGGCGGTGGAGGAGCACCGGGCCGATCCCAAGCCCATGGCCGCCGACGGCCGCGACGGCTACGTCTCCGAGGCTGCCGTGATCTCCGCCGCAGAGGCCGCCGGCTTCCGCCTCGCCGCCCGCTCGGAGATCAACGCCAACCCGAAGGACACCAAGGATCACCCCTTCGGCGTCTGGACCCTGCCCCCGGTCCGCCGCAGCGCCGCCCCCGGCGCCCAACCGGCCCCGGACTTCGACCGCGCCCGCTACGACGCCATCGGCGAGAGCGACCGCATGACCCTGCGCTTCGTGAAGGTCCGCTGA
- a CDS encoding isocitrate lyase, with amino-acid sequence MSYQDDIQQVEKLIRSKKGTWDGISAESVVRMQVQNRFRTGLDIARYTAAIMRKDMAAYDADPANYTQSLGCWHGFIGQQKLISIKKHFGNTDRKYLYLSGWMVAALRSDFGPLPDQSMHEKTSVPALIEELYTFLKQADARELGMMFRDLDAARAAGDKAKEASILKAIDGYQTHVVPIIADIDAGFGNAEATYLLAKKMIEAGACALQIENQVSDEKQCGHQDGKVTVPHEDFLAKVRACRYAFMELGVEDGIIVTRTDSLGAGLTKQIAVSHAPGDIGDQYNSFLDCEEVTPAQCNPGDVLITRDGKLMRPKRLPSNLFQFREGTGADRCVLDSITSLQNGADLLWIETEKPHVEQIASMMDRIREVIPNAKLVYNNSPSFNWTLNFRQQIFDAWKKDGKDVSAYDRDKLMSVDYDGTALAYEADEKIRTFQADGARRAGIFHHLITLPTYHTAALSTDNLAKEYFGEAGMLGYVLNVQRQEIRQGIACVKHQNMSGSDIGDDHKEYFAGEAALKASGDANTMHQFA; translated from the coding sequence ATGTCGTACCAGGACGATATCCAGCAGGTCGAAAAGCTCATCCGCAGCAAGAAGGGCACGTGGGACGGCATCAGCGCCGAGTCCGTCGTGCGGATGCAGGTGCAGAACCGGTTCCGCACCGGCCTCGACATCGCCCGCTATACCGCCGCCATCATGCGCAAGGACATGGCCGCCTACGACGCCGACCCGGCCAACTACACCCAGTCCCTGGGCTGCTGGCACGGCTTCATCGGCCAGCAGAAGCTGATCTCCATCAAGAAGCACTTCGGCAACACCGACCGGAAGTACCTCTACCTGTCGGGCTGGATGGTCGCCGCCCTGCGCTCGGACTTCGGTCCCCTGCCGGACCAGTCCATGCACGAGAAGACCTCCGTGCCGGCCCTGATCGAGGAGCTCTACACCTTCCTCAAGCAGGCTGACGCCCGTGAGCTGGGCATGATGTTCCGCGACCTCGACGCCGCCCGCGCCGCCGGCGACAAGGCCAAGGAAGCCTCGATCCTCAAGGCGATTGACGGCTACCAGACCCATGTCGTGCCGATCATCGCCGACATCGACGCCGGCTTCGGCAACGCCGAGGCGACCTACCTCCTGGCCAAGAAGATGATCGAGGCGGGCGCCTGCGCCCTGCAGATCGAGAACCAGGTCTCCGACGAGAAGCAGTGCGGCCACCAGGACGGCAAGGTGACCGTCCCGCACGAGGACTTCCTCGCCAAGGTCCGCGCCTGCCGCTACGCCTTCATGGAGCTGGGGGTCGAGGACGGCATCATCGTCACTCGCACCGACAGCCTGGGCGCCGGCCTGACCAAGCAGATCGCCGTCAGCCATGCGCCCGGCGACATCGGCGACCAGTACAATTCCTTCCTCGACTGCGAGGAAGTGACCCCGGCCCAGTGCAATCCCGGCGACGTGCTGATCACCCGCGACGGCAAGCTGATGCGGCCCAAGCGCCTTCCCTCCAACCTCTTCCAGTTCCGGGAAGGCACCGGGGCGGACCGCTGCGTCCTCGACTCCATCACCTCGCTGCAGAACGGCGCGGACCTGCTCTGGATCGAGACCGAGAAGCCGCATGTCGAGCAGATCGCCAGCATGATGGACCGGATCCGCGAGGTCATCCCGAACGCCAAGCTGGTCTACAACAACTCGCCGTCCTTCAACTGGACCCTGAACTTCCGCCAGCAAATCTTCGACGCCTGGAAGAAGGACGGGAAGGACGTCTCGGCCTATGACCGCGACAAGCTGATGAGCGTCGACTACGACGGCACGGCCCTGGCCTACGAGGCGGACGAGAAGATCCGCACCTTCCAGGCCGACGGCGCGCGGCGGGCGGGGATCTTCCACCACCTCATCACCCTGCCGACCTACCACACCGCGGCCCTGTCCACGGACAACCTGGCCAAGGAATACTTCGGCGAGGCCGGCATGCTCGGCTATGTCCTGAACGTCCAGCGCCAGGAAATCCGCCAGGGCATCGCCTGCGTGAAGCACCAGAACATGTCCGGCTCGGACATCGGCGACGACCACAAGGAATACTTTGCCGGCGAGGCGGCCCTCAAGGCCTCGGGCGACGCCAACACCATGCACCAGTTCGCCTGA
- a CDS encoding DsbA family oxidoreductase, protein MKTVDLTCFSDVLCVWAWIGELRLAELRRTHGEAVRVRQRFCSVFGDTALKMQVNWGSKGGHEGFAAHLAHVVEGFPELSLHPDLWRGVRPASSLPAHLVLKAVQAQEAQGGPEGLGDRAITLTRKAFFEQGRDIASRAVLDAVLAEAGADLADVHARLDRGEAHAALSTDYQEAQALGVKGSPSLVLNEGRQTLYGNVGYRIIEANIEGLLREPTAGAASWC, encoded by the coding sequence ATGAAGACCGTCGACCTCACCTGCTTCTCCGACGTGCTCTGCGTCTGGGCCTGGATCGGCGAGCTGCGCCTGGCCGAACTGCGCCGCACCCATGGCGAGGCCGTCCGCGTGCGCCAGCGGTTCTGCAGCGTCTTTGGCGATACGGCGCTGAAGATGCAGGTGAACTGGGGGTCCAAGGGGGGGCATGAGGGGTTCGCCGCCCACCTGGCCCATGTGGTCGAGGGCTTCCCGGAGCTGAGCCTGCATCCGGACCTGTGGCGCGGCGTGCGGCCGGCCTCGTCCCTGCCCGCCCACCTGGTCCTGAAGGCCGTCCAGGCCCAGGAGGCTCAGGGTGGCCCGGAAGGCCTGGGCGACCGGGCCATCACCCTGACCCGCAAGGCTTTCTTCGAGCAGGGGCGGGACATTGCAAGCCGCGCCGTGCTGGACGCGGTGCTGGCGGAGGCGGGCGCCGACCTGGCCGACGTCCACGCCCGGCTGGACCGCGGCGAGGCCCACGCGGCCCTCTCTACCGACTACCAGGAAGCCCAGGCCCTGGGCGTCAAGGGCAGCCCCAGCCTGGTGCTGAACGAGGGCCGGCAGACCCTCTACGGCAATGTCGGCTACCGCATCATCGAGGCCAATATCGAGGGGCTCCTGCGCGAGCCGACGGCCGGGGCGGCCAGCTGGTGCTGA
- a CDS encoding helix-turn-helix domain-containing protein — MPSERRLYVGPSLRRLRRDLGLTQSDMAQDLEVSASYIALLERNHRPLSAEMLVRLAQTYRLDVAALAAESGDDSARLQSVLRDPMFGGIELKALEVADAAANFPGVTEAFLRLYTAYREEQLALADRTVEGRDGEEAADPVAESRRFLAARRNSFPLLDDAAERLAQAVAANEGLAGHLKARHGLRVRRLPPDVMTGATRRLDRHRREVLLDDTLDGASQAFQLALQTAYLELEAEIGEVLAEGIFETEGGQRLTRRALASYAGAALLMPYTAFARAAEARRYDVEALGRQFGASFEQTAHRLTTLQKPGQERVPFFFIRVDEAGNVSKRLDGAGFPFARHGGGCPLWSVHQAFRTPRQIVTQWLELPDGQKFFSIARTVTAGGGGFGAPRIERAIALGCADEHAHRLVYAADHRGGGPDQATPIGVTCRLCHRAECAARSAPPIGRQILPDDFRRTLAPFGFSDA; from the coding sequence ATGCCCAGCGAACGTCGCCTCTATGTCGGCCCCAGCCTCCGGCGACTGCGGCGCGACCTTGGCCTGACCCAGTCCGACATGGCCCAGGACCTGGAGGTCTCAGCCTCCTACATCGCCCTCCTGGAGCGCAACCACAGGCCACTAAGCGCCGAGATGCTGGTGCGGCTGGCCCAGACCTACCGGCTGGACGTGGCGGCCCTGGCGGCGGAGAGCGGCGACGACTCCGCCCGCCTGCAGTCGGTCCTTCGCGACCCCATGTTCGGCGGCATCGAGCTGAAAGCCCTGGAGGTCGCCGATGCGGCGGCCAACTTCCCGGGCGTGACCGAGGCCTTCCTGCGCCTCTACACCGCCTACCGCGAGGAGCAGCTGGCCCTGGCCGACCGCACGGTCGAGGGGCGCGACGGCGAGGAGGCTGCCGATCCGGTGGCGGAGTCCCGGCGCTTCCTGGCGGCCCGTCGCAACAGCTTCCCCCTGCTCGACGACGCCGCCGAACGCCTCGCCCAGGCCGTCGCCGCCAACGAGGGCCTGGCCGGCCACCTCAAGGCCCGCCATGGCCTGCGGGTGCGCCGCCTGCCCCCGGACGTCATGACCGGGGCCACCCGCCGGCTGGACCGGCACCGGCGTGAAGTGCTTCTGGACGACACCCTGGACGGCGCCAGCCAGGCCTTCCAGCTGGCCCTGCAGACCGCCTACCTGGAACTGGAGGCCGAGATCGGCGAGGTCCTGGCCGAGGGGATTTTCGAGACTGAGGGCGGCCAGCGCCTTACCCGGCGCGCCCTGGCCAGCTATGCCGGGGCGGCCCTCCTCATGCCCTACACCGCCTTCGCCCGGGCGGCGGAGGCGCGGCGCTACGACGTCGAGGCCCTGGGCCGGCAGTTCGGCGCCAGTTTCGAGCAGACCGCCCACCGGCTGACCACCCTGCAGAAGCCCGGGCAGGAGCGGGTGCCCTTCTTCTTCATCCGGGTCGACGAGGCGGGGAACGTCTCGAAGCGGCTGGACGGGGCGGGCTTTCCCTTCGCCCGGCATGGCGGCGGCTGTCCCCTCTGGAGCGTCCACCAGGCCTTCCGCACGCCTCGCCAGATCGTCACCCAGTGGCTGGAGCTGCCGGACGGCCAGAAGTTCTTCTCCATCGCCAGGACGGTGACCGCTGGCGGCGGTGGGTTCGGCGCCCCGCGGATCGAGCGGGCCATCGCCCTGGGCTGCGCCGATGAGCACGCCCACCGGCTGGTCTATGCGGCGGACCACCGGGGCGGCGGGCCGGACCAGGCCACCCCGATCGGCGTCACCTGCCGGCTCTGCCACCGGGCCGAATGCGCCGCCCGCTCGGCCCCGCCCATCGGCCGCCAGATCCTGCCCGACGACTTCCGGCGCACCCTGGCCCCCTTCGGCTTCTCGGACGCCTAA
- a CDS encoding enoyl-CoA hydratase/isomerase family protein codes for MSGENETVTYRVEDHVAVITLNRPEQRNALNFDAYDRLERAFRQAVRDPDARCVIVTGADPAFCSGDDVREIMAGPKPAIPPPPTVRHAPTPAAMAALECDKPVIAAVNGAAVGWGMELALYADIRIASEKAKFAELFIKRGLTCDVGGFYRLPAIVGPAKAAELLFTGDVIDADEALRIGLVREVAPHAELMDRARALAARIACNPPLALRYMKEGLRRAAYGDPRELGGWAIETIRTLMKTEDHREGVASFLEKRAPVFTGR; via the coding sequence ATGAGCGGCGAGAACGAGACCGTCACCTACCGCGTCGAGGACCATGTGGCGGTCATCACGCTGAACCGGCCCGAGCAGAGGAACGCCCTCAACTTCGACGCCTACGACCGGCTGGAGCGCGCCTTCCGCCAGGCCGTCCGGGACCCGGACGCCCGCTGCGTGATCGTGACCGGCGCCGACCCGGCCTTCTGCTCGGGCGACGACGTGCGCGAGATCATGGCCGGGCCCAAGCCCGCCATCCCGCCGCCCCCGACGGTGCGCCACGCCCCGACGCCGGCCGCCATGGCGGCCCTGGAGTGCGACAAGCCGGTGATCGCCGCCGTCAACGGGGCGGCGGTGGGCTGGGGCATGGAGCTGGCCCTCTACGCCGACATCCGCATCGCCAGCGAGAAGGCGAAGTTCGCCGAGCTGTTCATCAAGCGCGGCCTGACCTGCGACGTCGGCGGCTTCTACCGCCTGCCGGCCATCGTCGGCCCGGCCAAGGCCGCCGAGCTGCTCTTCACTGGAGACGTCATCGACGCCGACGAGGCCCTGCGCATCGGCCTGGTCCGCGAGGTCGCCCCGCACGCCGAGCTGATGGACCGCGCCCGGGCCCTGGCCGCCCGAATCGCCTGCAACCCGCCGCTGGCCCTGCGCTACATGAAGGAAGGCCTGCGCCGCGCCGCCTATGGCGATCCGCGCGAGCTGGGCGGCTGGGCCATCGAGACCATCCGCACCCTCATGAAGACCGAGGACCACCGCGAGGGCGTGGCCAGCTTCCTGGAAAAGCGGGCCCCGGTCTTCACGGGTCGGTAG
- a CDS encoding TonB-dependent receptor, translating into MIKSTSAKSRLTLSCGAAALTAALALGAPALAQETTVGEVVVTAQKRSENLQDVPLSVASVSGERLQGLFAAGDDILTLSSRVPSLYAESSNGRVAPRFYIRGLGNADFDLAASQPVSVIMDDVVMENVVLKSTPLFDLDRVEVLRGPQGTLFGRNTTAGIVKFDTIRPSQSLAARGTATYGSYGTLTLDGGVGGALVDGLLAARASVLVQRRDDWIDNAFTNKNNALGGYEETAFRLQLLLTPTEDLSALLAFHNRSLDGTSAVFRANILTKGGNSLNGNYKRDKVFFDGGSGNPQSYDGSGASLRIEYKLPFATLTSISAYETTNGFSRGDIDGGNMTNGPGFIPFPSDTADGIKDLDQVTQEIRLASDLDGPLSWQVGAYYFDSRMVLRTDPGFVAPTELRHENTSWALFGQTSYQLAEAWKLTAGLRWTRDEKSLTNIVAPIPFAKVDVSDDQFSWDLSAFYTVSDTVGLYGRVASGFRGPTIQGRDVAFFGAPSVAQSETILSWEAGFKSELFDRRVRLNGAVFTYTVNDPQFTAVGGAGNIVQLLNAQEGQAVGFEVDGEWVVSENLVLTAGYSYADTEIQDNKLAVGVCAQCTITDPVNAQQRALVNGNPFPNAPEYIFDVTARFNLPIGNGGELFAFTDWNVQGKTNLFLYESKEFYSDGNFEGGLKIGYAREDGSWEVALFGRNITDESNIKGGIDFNNNTAFVNEPRVIGVSLTARLP; encoded by the coding sequence ATGATCAAGTCGACGTCGGCCAAGAGCCGCCTGACCCTTTCCTGCGGCGCCGCGGCCCTGACCGCCGCCCTGGCGCTTGGCGCGCCGGCCCTGGCCCAGGAGACGACCGTCGGGGAGGTGGTGGTCACCGCCCAGAAGCGCAGCGAGAACCTGCAGGACGTGCCCCTGTCGGTAGCCTCCGTCTCGGGCGAGCGCCTCCAGGGCTTGTTCGCGGCGGGCGACGACATCCTGACCCTGTCCTCCCGCGTGCCCTCACTCTATGCGGAGTCCTCGAACGGCCGGGTCGCCCCGCGCTTCTACATCCGCGGCCTCGGCAACGCCGACTTCGACCTGGCGGCCTCCCAGCCGGTCTCGGTCATCATGGACGACGTGGTGATGGAAAACGTCGTCCTGAAGAGCACGCCCCTGTTCGACCTGGACCGCGTGGAGGTGCTGCGCGGGCCCCAGGGCACCCTGTTCGGTCGCAACACCACCGCCGGCATCGTCAAGTTCGACACCATCCGTCCCAGCCAGAGCCTCGCGGCGCGCGGCACGGCGACCTATGGCAGCTACGGGACCCTTACCCTCGACGGCGGCGTCGGCGGCGCACTTGTCGACGGCCTGCTGGCGGCCCGCGCCTCCGTCCTGGTCCAGCGCCGCGACGACTGGATCGACAACGCCTTCACCAACAAGAACAACGCCCTGGGCGGCTATGAGGAGACGGCCTTCCGCCTCCAGCTGCTGCTCACCCCCACCGAGGACCTCAGCGCCCTCCTGGCCTTCCACAATCGCTCTCTGGACGGAACCTCGGCGGTGTTCCGGGCCAACATCCTGACCAAGGGCGGGAACAGCCTCAACGGCAACTACAAGCGCGACAAGGTCTTCTTCGACGGCGGTTCGGGGAACCCGCAGTCCTATGACGGCTCCGGCGCCTCCCTGAGGATCGAGTACAAGCTGCCCTTCGCCACCCTGACCTCGATCTCCGCCTATGAGACCACCAACGGCTTCAGCCGCGGCGACATCGACGGCGGCAACATGACCAACGGCCCCGGCTTCATCCCCTTCCCGTCCGACACCGCCGACGGCATCAAGGACCTCGACCAGGTGACCCAGGAAATCCGGTTGGCCAGCGACCTCGACGGTCCGCTCAGCTGGCAGGTGGGCGCCTACTACTTCGACTCCCGGATGGTGCTGCGCACCGATCCCGGCTTCGTGGCCCCCACCGAACTGCGCCACGAGAACACCTCCTGGGCCCTTTTCGGCCAGACCTCCTACCAGCTTGCCGAAGCGTGGAAGCTGACCGCCGGCCTGCGCTGGACCCGAGACGAGAAGTCCCTGACCAACATCGTCGCGCCGATCCCGTTTGCGAAGGTTGACGTCTCGGACGACCAGTTCAGCTGGGACCTGAGCGCCTTCTACACGGTCAGCGACACGGTCGGCCTCTACGGCCGGGTGGCCAGCGGCTTCCGCGGCCCGACCATCCAGGGCCGCGACGTGGCCTTCTTCGGCGCCCCCTCGGTGGCCCAGTCCGAGACCATCCTGTCCTGGGAGGCCGGCTTCAAGAGCGAGCTCTTCGATCGCCGCGTCCGCCTGAACGGCGCGGTGTTCACCTACACCGTCAATGACCCGCAGTTCACGGCGGTCGGCGGCGCTGGCAACATCGTGCAGTTGCTCAACGCCCAGGAGGGCCAGGCCGTGGGCTTCGAGGTCGACGGCGAGTGGGTGGTCAGCGAGAACCTCGTCCTGACCGCCGGCTACAGCTATGCCGACACCGAGATCCAGGACAACAAGCTGGCGGTGGGCGTCTGCGCCCAGTGCACGATCACCGACCCGGTGAACGCCCAGCAGCGCGCCCTTGTCAACGGCAACCCCTTCCCGAACGCGCCGGAATACATCTTCGACGTGACCGCGCGGTTCAACCTGCCCATCGGCAATGGCGGGGAGCTGTTCGCCTTCACCGACTGGAACGTCCAGGGCAAGACCAACCTGTTCCTCTATGAATCCAAGGAATTCTACTCCGACGGCAACTTCGAGGGCGGGCTGAAGATCGGCTATGCCCGCGAGGACGGCTCGTGGGAGGTGGCGCTGTTCGGCCGGAACATCACCGACGAGAGCAACATCAAGGGCGGCATCGACTTCAACAACAACACCGCCTTCGTGAACGAGCCCCGCGTCATCGGCGTCTCGCTGACGGCGCGCCTGCCGTAA
- the hemN gene encoding oxygen-independent coproporphyrinogen III oxidase: MSATTARLGRDALIEKYDGRAPRYTSYPTAVQFSDEVTPEIYADWLQALPDDEAVSLYIHVPFCSRLCWYCGCNTRAVNGHGPVAAYVVYLEKELLSLHKALGRRRLRVSSIHFGGGTPNMLTPVEVRSVLGALSGAFRFAGSLELAAELDPEILTKEWVTTACVNGLSRASLGVQNLDREVQAAVNRPESFDHIADCVRWLRDGGVSSINMDLMYGLPRQTVANTRATVDQLMTLRPERISLFGYAHVPWMKSHQKLIDENALPGASERLDQFDAAARRLASEGYVQIGMDHFALPEDDLCKAQAEGRLRRNFQGYTTDPAQVLLGLGPSSIGSLPQGFVQNASQEIAWRKALDHEGLPVARGVRLTADDRFRGEIIERLMCDFEVDLGEITTRYGRSPRDIVHELSRLEAFAADGLVRSEGSRLKVTEAGRLVVRSICAVFDVYFREAEGRHSRAL, encoded by the coding sequence ATGTCCGCAACGACTGCGCGGCTGGGCCGTGACGCCCTGATCGAGAAGTACGACGGCCGGGCGCCGCGCTACACCAGCTATCCGACGGCGGTGCAGTTCTCGGACGAGGTGACGCCCGAGATTTACGCCGACTGGCTGCAGGCCCTGCCGGACGACGAGGCGGTGTCGCTCTACATCCACGTGCCCTTCTGCTCGCGCCTGTGCTGGTACTGCGGGTGCAACACGCGGGCGGTGAACGGGCACGGGCCGGTGGCGGCCTATGTGGTCTACCTGGAGAAGGAGCTCCTGTCCCTGCACAAGGCCCTGGGCCGGCGGCGGCTGCGGGTCTCGTCCATCCACTTCGGCGGCGGCACGCCCAACATGCTGACGCCGGTGGAGGTGCGCTCGGTCCTGGGGGCCCTGTCGGGGGCCTTCCGCTTTGCCGGCAGCCTGGAGTTGGCGGCCGAACTCGACCCGGAGATCCTGACCAAGGAGTGGGTGACCACCGCCTGCGTCAACGGCCTGTCCCGCGCCAGCCTGGGGGTTCAGAACCTCGACCGCGAGGTGCAGGCGGCGGTGAACCGCCCCGAGTCCTTCGACCACATCGCCGACTGCGTGCGCTGGCTGCGTGACGGCGGGGTCAGCTCGATCAACATGGACCTGATGTACGGCCTGCCCCGCCAGACCGTGGCCAACACCCGGGCGACGGTGGACCAGCTGATGACCCTGCGGCCCGAGCGGATCTCCCTGTTCGGCTACGCCCACGTTCCGTGGATGAAGAGCCACCAGAAGCTGATCGACGAGAACGCCCTGCCTGGCGCCTCGGAACGCCTGGACCAGTTCGACGCGGCGGCCCGGCGGCTGGCCTCCGAGGGCTATGTCCAGATCGGCATGGACCACTTCGCCCTCCCCGAGGACGACCTCTGCAAGGCCCAGGCCGAGGGCCGGCTGCGCCGCAACTTCCAGGGCTACACGACGGATCCGGCGCAGGTCCTGCTGGGCCTTGGGCCGTCTTCCATCGGTAGCCTGCCGCAGGGCTTCGTGCAGAACGCCTCGCAGGAGATCGCCTGGCGCAAGGCCCTGGACCATGAGGGCCTGCCCGTGGCGCGTGGCGTGCGGCTGACCGCCGACGACCGTTTCCGCGGCGAGATCATCGAGCGGCTGATGTGCGACTTCGAGGTGGACCTGGGCGAGATCACCACCCGCTATGGCCGTAGCCCCCGCGACATCGTGCACGAGCTGTCGCGCCTCGAGGCCTTCGCCGCCGACGGCCTGGTCCGGAGCGAGGGCTCGCGCCTGAAGGTGACCGAGGCCGGCCGTCTGGTGGTCCGCAGCATCTGCGCCGTCTTCGACGTCTACTTCCGCGAGGCCGAGGGAAGGCACTCGCGGGCGCTGTAG
- a CDS encoding N-acyl-D-amino-acid deacylase family protein: MYDLVIRNARVVDGTGAPAFLGEVAVKDGRIAALGPKVDGPARAELDAGGKAVAPGFIDPHTHFDVQLLWDGAAKPSLEHGVTSIIPGNCSLSMAPLRAGDRQAVIGMFQQIEELPPEAFTIAFDWTWEDWEGYRRALEKGLAINVAPLVGHSVIRVWVMGPEANQRAASPDEISAMQGVLRQCLEAGAIGLSTSFVDVDENARPVPSRFAQFAELDALCAVLGEFGRMLQIVPEFYDADITIARIDQLAELSLKHGIPTTYSPVFDNRQTPASVDRILNRSAEQFARGARVWPQMQTRPIDISFSLLRPSLFFARLPRWVRVLRQPLEARIASLTDPETVARMVEDAGPDGGERLMGRLVVRGGGEAPAHLAGKTLKEIADARGQSCALALIEVSLEHGLDVAFLSANGGHDNTDRIGPLLARPDVHIGAGDGGAHLASFATYGDTGYLFSEFVRGTGALTLEQAVAKITGETAAIWGLKDRGLLKPGHAADIVVFDPDRIARGEERPIFDMPGEGMRYTRDSVGVEAVLVNGELAWTPAGYTDAKAGRICEMAG, from the coding sequence ATGTATGACCTGGTGATCCGCAATGCGCGGGTGGTGGATGGCACGGGCGCGCCGGCCTTCCTCGGCGAAGTGGCCGTGAAGGACGGCAGGATCGCCGCCCTGGGGCCGAAGGTGGACGGTCCGGCCCGGGCCGAGCTGGACGCCGGCGGCAAGGCCGTGGCGCCGGGCTTCATCGACCCGCACACCCATTTCGACGTCCAGCTCCTCTGGGACGGGGCGGCCAAGCCCAGCCTGGAGCATGGCGTCACCTCGATCATCCCGGGCAACTGCTCGCTCTCCATGGCGCCCCTGAGGGCCGGCGACCGCCAGGCGGTCATCGGCATGTTCCAGCAGATCGAGGAACTGCCGCCCGAGGCCTTCACCATCGCCTTCGACTGGACCTGGGAGGACTGGGAAGGCTATCGGCGCGCCCTGGAGAAGGGGCTGGCCATCAATGTCGCCCCCCTGGTGGGGCACAGCGTCATCCGTGTCTGGGTGATGGGGCCTGAGGCCAACCAGCGCGCCGCCAGTCCGGACGAGATCAGCGCCATGCAGGGCGTGCTGCGCCAGTGCCTCGAGGCCGGGGCCATCGGCCTGTCCACCAGCTTCGTCGACGTGGACGAGAACGCCCGCCCGGTGCCCAGCCGCTTCGCCCAGTTCGCCGAGCTGGACGCCCTGTGCGCGGTGCTGGGTGAGTTCGGCCGGATGCTGCAGATCGTGCCGGAGTTCTACGACGCCGACATCACCATCGCTCGTATCGACCAGCTGGCCGAGCTGAGCCTGAAGCACGGCATCCCCACCACCTACTCGCCGGTGTTCGACAATCGCCAGACGCCGGCCAGCGTGGACCGGATCCTTAACCGCTCGGCCGAGCAGTTCGCCCGCGGCGCCCGGGTCTGGCCGCAGATGCAGACCCGGCCCATCGACATCAGCTTTTCCCTGCTGCGGCCCAGCCTGTTCTTCGCCCGCCTGCCCCGCTGGGTGCGGGTGCTGCGCCAGCCCCTGGAGGCGCGGATCGCCTCCCTGACCGACCCCGAGACGGTGGCGCGCATGGTGGAGGACGCCGGTCCCGACGGCGGCGAGCGCCTGATGGGCCGGCTTGTCGTGCGCGGCGGCGGAGAGGCCCCGGCCCACCTGGCGGGCAAGACCCTGAAGGAGATCGCCGACGCCCGCGGCCAGTCCTGCGCCCTGGCCCTGATCGAGGTGTCGCTGGAGCATGGACTGGACGTGGCCTTCCTGTCGGCCAATGGCGGCCACGACAACACCGACCGCATCGGCCCCCTGCTGGCCCGGCCCGACGTGCACATCGGCGCCGGCGACGGCGGGGCGCACCTGGCCTCGTTCGCCACCTACGGCGATACGGGCTACCTGTTCAGCGAGTTCGTGCGCGGCACGGGGGCCCTGACCCTGGAGCAGGCGGTGGCCAAGATCACCGGCGAGACCGCCGCCATCTGGGGCCTGAAGGACCGCGGCCTGCTCAAGCCCGGCCACGCCGCAGACATCGTGGTGTTCGACCCCGACCGCATCGCCCGCGGCGAGGAGCGCCCGATCTTCGACATGCCCGGAGAAGGCATGCGCTACACCCGCGACTCCGTGGGGGTGGAGGCTGTGCTGGTGAACGGCGAACTCGCCTGGACCCCGGCTGGCTACACCGACGCCAAGGCCGGTCGCATCTGCGAGATGGCCGGGTAG